A window of Prolixibacter sp. SD074 contains these coding sequences:
- a CDS encoding DUF502 domain-containing protein, translated as MKRITTWFLQGLLLIAPLAITIYVIFIVFNFIDGILRASLINWFGIHLPGLGILIIFAFITLLGTFGKTIIARPLARFIDKLLDRAPLVRVIYSSLRDLFSAFVGKEKKFNKPAMVLINRENELWKMGFITQETLEQIGRHELVAIYFPHSYNFSGELYMVPTSSVHPIDINPAEAMKFIVSGGITQVEL; from the coding sequence ATGAAACGCATTACAACCTGGTTCCTGCAAGGGCTGCTATTGATAGCGCCGTTAGCCATCACCATCTATGTCATCTTCATCGTATTCAATTTCATCGACGGAATACTACGTGCCAGCCTCATTAACTGGTTCGGAATACACCTGCCGGGATTAGGTATCCTAATCATATTTGCGTTTATCACCCTCCTGGGAACGTTTGGAAAAACCATCATCGCCCGGCCGTTAGCCCGTTTTATCGACAAGCTGCTCGACCGGGCGCCACTGGTTCGGGTCATCTATTCGTCGCTGCGCGATCTCTTTTCAGCCTTTGTGGGAAAGGAAAAAAAATTCAACAAACCGGCCATGGTGCTTATCAACCGCGAGAACGAACTGTGGAAAATGGGCTTCATCACCCAGGAAACACTCGAACAGATTGGCCGGCATGAACTCGTGGCCATCTATTTTCCCCACTCTTACAACTTCTCAGGCGAGTTATACATGGTTCCCACCTCCAGCGTTCATCCCATTGACATCAATCCGGCCGAAGCCATGAAATTTATTGTCTCAGGCGGGATAACACAGGTGGAACTATGA
- a CDS encoding ubiquinol-cytochrome c reductase iron-sulfur subunit — protein MDRRKALQQLVTGSATLFMVPTALAACGNSQKKNTDTSTLTVNLNDAANAPLKQQGGFVVTDNTIIINTAADDIIALSSICTHKGCTVGYDKANKDILCPCHHSEFASDGSVLQGPATKPLPKYKVTRNGDTLTIDRS, from the coding sequence ATGGACAGACGTAAAGCTTTACAACAACTGGTAACTGGCAGCGCCACACTTTTTATGGTACCCACTGCCCTGGCAGCGTGCGGAAACAGCCAAAAGAAAAATACGGATACTTCAACCCTGACTGTGAACCTGAACGATGCAGCCAATGCACCGCTTAAGCAACAGGGCGGATTTGTGGTAACCGACAATACCATTATTATCAATACCGCTGCTGACGATATTATCGCTTTGTCGAGCATTTGCACCCATAAGGGTTGCACGGTGGGGTACGATAAAGCCAATAAAGACATTTTGTGTCCGTGTCACCACTCGGAGTTTGCTTCCGACGGAAGCGTACTTCAGGGACCGGCTACCAAACCACTTCCGAAATACAAAGTGACCCGCAATGGCGACACGCTGACCATCGATCGTTCATAA
- a CDS encoding CHAD domain-containing protein, which produces MTTLNKTEPTAFRNLIPRRKKEKELHQLRLRLKDIRVRCLLLEFAFPERYQGKSLFVPFREYYQQTSQLRDLTVALHRFRKICRKYRLSSNGFRNHLWHHYREEEKKLEHLPIPDIDTFEQQHQNEIPPEEQREIILQQMQQLMEKTKAAHLENEITENLHWQRKQLKKLIYLNRLLADNSPVWEEETTKKLELLDEKLGAWHDLQVLLQFTGQFAGHHPRGHTPVWLPRITRAIVTEQIRVLESFKTTIKTPDSNKL; this is translated from the coding sequence ATGACGACACTGAACAAAACCGAACCAACCGCTTTCCGAAACCTGATTCCCCGGCGGAAAAAAGAAAAGGAGTTGCACCAACTGAGGCTCCGTCTCAAAGATATCCGGGTACGGTGCCTGCTCCTCGAATTCGCGTTCCCCGAACGCTATCAGGGCAAATCCCTGTTCGTTCCCTTCCGGGAATATTATCAGCAAACCAGCCAATTGCGCGATCTAACGGTGGCTCTTCATCGTTTTCGCAAAATTTGCCGGAAATACAGGCTATCCTCCAACGGTTTTCGAAACCATTTATGGCACCACTACCGTGAAGAAGAAAAAAAACTGGAACACCTTCCCATTCCTGACATTGACACATTTGAACAGCAACACCAAAATGAAATACCTCCCGAAGAGCAACGGGAAATCATTTTGCAGCAAATGCAACAACTGATGGAAAAGACGAAAGCTGCTCACCTCGAAAACGAAATAACCGAAAATTTGCATTGGCAGCGCAAACAACTTAAGAAGCTGATATACCTCAACCGGTTACTGGCCGATAATTCTCCCGTTTGGGAGGAAGAAACCACAAAAAAGCTTGAGTTGCTCGACGAGAAGTTGGGCGCCTGGCACGACCTGCAGGTACTGTTGCAATTCACCGGACAGTTTGCCGGTCATCATCCGCGGGGACACACTCCGGTTTGGCTACCGCGAATCACCCGGGCAATCGTAACCGAGCAAATCCGGGTACTGGAATCGTTTAAAACAACTATCAAAACACCTGATTCGAATAAACTATAA
- a CDS encoding ubiquinol-cytochrome c reductase iron-sulfur subunit yields MERRKALQQMFLATGTLMVVPAALASCSKSSSAGAPLTGDLVIDLTNSKYSQLTQGGGSVIVGSTIVVNTGSDKFIALSAICTHAGCLVEYQSSQKDFYCPCHGSVFSASGSVMRGPAGSPLASYTTTYDATAKTVTVKGA; encoded by the coding sequence ATGGAAAGACGTAAAGCCCTTCAGCAAATGTTTTTAGCAACCGGAACGCTGATGGTCGTTCCTGCCGCATTGGCATCATGTTCCAAATCTTCCAGTGCAGGGGCTCCGTTAACAGGGGACCTCGTTATTGATTTGACCAATTCAAAGTACAGTCAGCTTACGCAGGGCGGCGGCTCGGTGATTGTTGGTAGCACCATTGTGGTGAACACGGGAAGCGACAAATTCATTGCGCTTTCGGCTATTTGTACTCATGCCGGTTGTCTGGTGGAGTATCAATCTTCGCAGAAAGATTTCTATTGCCCATGCCACGGTTCGGTATTCTCTGCCTCGGGAAGTGTAATGCGTGGGCCTGCTGGCAGTCCGCTCGCTTCTTACACGACTACTTATGATGCAACCGCCAAAACCGTTACGGTAAAAGGTGCCTGA